From Nguyenibacter vanlangensis, one genomic window encodes:
- a CDS encoding FAD-dependent oxidoreductase, whose translation MSRAPSAAPRRADVVIVGGGFMGAATAFFLRRHGLSVILLERDLIGQAASGVNFGNVRRQGRFLPQLPLSNLSRDLWGRLPELIGEDAEFLPSGHIRVAFTEDNAARLERYAADCRPYGLELELLSGNAARARFPMLAPDVHTVSFSPADGHANPRLAAPAFGRAARRAGAHVLEETEVTGIGKDGEDFVIETRGQGVFRAPLLQISTGAWAQAMAATFGDHLRLIPRGPQMGVTEPVPYRIGPVIGFASDVTEEGVYLRQVARGNIVFGGGRRTDANLVTKRAPLDPLNTIRQMPHLARLLPDIARLRVIRTWSGVEAYLDDDIPVMGPSAGVAGLFYAFGFCGHGFQLGPGVGHVMAELIATGKTSVPIDAFHIGRFRGPDRPNV comes from the coding sequence ATGAGCCGCGCTCCGTCCGCCGCGCCGCGCCGTGCCGACGTCGTGATCGTCGGCGGCGGCTTCATGGGGGCGGCGACCGCCTTCTTCCTGCGCCGGCACGGCCTGTCCGTGATTCTGCTGGAACGCGACCTGATCGGCCAGGCGGCCAGCGGCGTGAATTTCGGCAATGTCCGCCGCCAGGGCCGCTTTCTGCCGCAATTGCCCCTGTCCAACCTGTCGCGCGACCTGTGGGGGCGCCTGCCGGAACTGATCGGCGAGGATGCGGAATTCCTGCCTTCGGGGCATATCCGCGTCGCCTTTACCGAGGACAACGCCGCCCGCCTGGAACGCTACGCCGCCGATTGCCGGCCCTATGGGCTGGAACTGGAGCTGCTCAGCGGCAATGCCGCGCGGGCCCGCTTTCCCATGCTGGCGCCCGACGTGCATACCGTCTCGTTCTCGCCCGCGGACGGCCACGCGAATCCGCGCCTGGCCGCACCCGCCTTCGGCCGGGCGGCCAGGCGCGCCGGCGCGCACGTGCTGGAAGAAACCGAAGTCACCGGCATCGGCAAGGACGGCGAGGATTTCGTCATCGAGACACGCGGACAGGGCGTCTTTCGCGCCCCGCTGCTGCAGATTTCCACCGGCGCCTGGGCGCAGGCCATGGCCGCGACCTTCGGCGATCATCTGCGCCTGATTCCGCGCGGACCGCAGATGGGCGTGACCGAACCGGTGCCCTATCGGATCGGGCCGGTCATCGGCTTCGCCTCCGACGTGACCGAGGAAGGCGTCTATCTGCGCCAGGTGGCGCGCGGCAACATCGTCTTCGGCGGCGGCAGGCGGACCGACGCCAACCTGGTGACGAAGCGCGCGCCGCTGGACCCGCTGAACACGATCCGCCAGATGCCGCACCTGGCGCGGCTGCTGCCGGACATCGCGCGGCTGCGGGTGATCCGCACCTGGTCGGGGGTGGAAGCCTATCTGGACGACGACATCCCGGTGATGGGCCCCAGTGCCGGGGTGGCCGGGCTGTTCTACGCCTTCGGCTTCTGCGGACATGGATTTCAGCTTGGCCCGGGGGTCGGCCATGTCATGGCGGAACTGATCGCGACCGGAAAAACCAGCGTGCCGATCGACGCCTTTCATATCGGCCGCTTCCGCGGTCCGGACCGGCCGAACGTTTGA
- a CDS encoding FAD/NAD(P)-binding oxidoreductase, whose protein sequence is MDDRPVIVVGAGPAGTRAAQRLVRAGLRPIVLDENDRQGGQIYRRQPPGFTRPAARLYGTEAGKATALHRDFEAILPDIDYRPGTTAWGVSGDVLLASRGSAVSELSFSAVIIASGATDRIMPCPGWTIPGVFSLGGAQIALKAQACAIGARPVFMGTGPLLYLVAWQYLKAGVPPVAVLDTSSYADRLRGLRQMAARPRVLANGLRYLADLRRAGVMLRTAIRPERIEDDGGTVGGIAWRTARGTLQRAACDAVGVGYGLRSESQLADLLKCDFAFDSVSAQWAPVIDGFGRTSNRQVYLAGDGAVLRGADGAEAAGTLAACALLLDRDHPVATAEIAALQQRVAVMDRFRQGLGRAFPWPAHLAGALLDETIVCRCENITAGEIRHAAQALDAPDINRAKALVRPGMGRCQGRMCGLAAAEILAHARGVPAEQVGRIRTAAPVKPLPLDSRIVP, encoded by the coding sequence ATGGACGACCGGCCAGTAATCGTCGTCGGCGCCGGGCCGGCCGGCACCCGCGCGGCGCAGCGCCTGGTCCGCGCCGGCCTGCGGCCCATCGTGCTGGACGAAAACGACCGGCAGGGCGGGCAGATCTATCGCCGCCAGCCACCAGGATTCACCCGGCCGGCGGCGCGCCTGTACGGCACCGAAGCCGGAAAGGCAACGGCGCTGCATCGGGATTTCGAAGCCATCCTCCCTGACATCGACTATCGCCCCGGCACGACCGCCTGGGGCGTTTCGGGCGACGTGCTGCTGGCCAGCCGGGGCAGCGCGGTATCGGAACTGTCCTTTTCCGCCGTCATCATCGCGTCGGGGGCGACCGACCGCATCATGCCGTGCCCCGGCTGGACGATTCCGGGCGTCTTTTCACTGGGCGGCGCGCAGATCGCGCTGAAGGCCCAAGCCTGCGCCATCGGCGCGCGGCCGGTCTTCATGGGCACCGGACCGCTGCTCTATCTGGTCGCGTGGCAATATCTGAAGGCCGGCGTGCCGCCCGTCGCGGTCCTGGACACCAGTTCGTACGCCGACCGGCTGCGCGGCCTGCGGCAGATGGCGGCGCGCCCGCGCGTGCTGGCAAACGGCCTGCGTTACCTGGCCGACCTGCGGCGCGCCGGCGTGATGCTGCGCACCGCCATCCGCCCCGAACGCATCGAGGATGACGGCGGCACGGTCGGCGGCATCGCCTGGCGGACCGCGCGGGGCACGCTGCAGCGCGCCGCCTGCGACGCGGTGGGCGTCGGCTACGGGCTGCGTTCGGAAAGCCAACTGGCCGACCTTCTGAAGTGCGATTTCGCCTTCGACTCCGTCTCGGCCCAATGGGCGCCGGTGATCGACGGGTTCGGCCGGACGTCCAACCGCCAAGTTTACCTGGCCGGCGACGGCGCCGTCCTGCGCGGCGCGGACGGGGCCGAGGCCGCCGGAACGCTGGCCGCCTGCGCCCTGCTGCTGGATCGGGACCATCCCGTCGCGACCGCCGAGATCGCCGCCCTGCAACAGCGCGTGGCGGTCATGGACCGGTTCCGCCAGGGGTTGGGCCGCGCCTTCCCCTGGCCGGCCCACCTGGCCGGCGCCCTGCTGGACGAGACGATCGTCTGCCGGTGCGAAAACATCACGGCAGGCGAGATCCGGCACGCCGCGCAGGCGCTGGACGCCCCGGACATCAACCGCGCCAAGGCGCTGGTCCGGCCGGGCATGGGCCGCTGCCAGGGGCGGATGTGCGGATTGGCGGCAGCGGAAATCCTGGCGCATGCACGCGGGGTGCCGGCGGAGCAGGTCGGGCGCATCCGCACGGCAGCGCCCGTCAAGCCGCTGCCGCTCGACAGCAGGATCGTGCCATGA
- a CDS encoding aminotransferase class III-fold pyridoxal phosphate-dependent enzyme: MDTARLISLDREHLIHPVSSWRGHEAAGATILESGKGAWLTDSEGRRLLDGFAGLWCVNTGYGCDSVIEAGRRQLEKLPYATGYFGFSCEPAIELAARLTRHAPGTLNRIYFSLGGSDAVDGTLRFIRYYQNARGMPQKRHVIGLEKGYHGSSFAGSGLTALPVFHRDADVPLPWQHHLPSPDPYRHPAGPDGEAIIHASVRALHDMVASLGGPDQVAAFYCELVQGSGGVIVPPDGWARAMQAACRELDILFVVDEVITGFGRTGPLFACAHEGLEPDMMTVAKGLTAGYAPMGGVFLSDAVYETIRDNTPPGVAIGHGQTYSAHPVSAAIGLAVLDLYEGGLLDNGVAAGRHLAARLAGLGNHPLVGATRAKGMLAGIELVTDKAAKAKPDPKLGIAGKLGRYGYEQGILYRAFADDVIGLAPPLCCSTDEIDILCDGIVAVLDRVMRDPQVADAMRG, encoded by the coding sequence ATGGATACCGCGCGCCTCATTTCGCTCGACCGCGAGCATCTGATCCATCCCGTCTCGTCCTGGCGCGGCCACGAGGCGGCCGGTGCCACCATCCTGGAGTCCGGCAAGGGCGCGTGGCTGACGGACAGCGAGGGGCGGCGCCTGCTGGACGGGTTCGCCGGCCTGTGGTGCGTCAATACCGGCTATGGTTGCGACAGCGTGATCGAGGCGGGACGCAGGCAGCTTGAAAAACTTCCTTATGCCACGGGGTATTTCGGATTCTCCTGCGAACCGGCGATCGAGCTGGCCGCCCGCCTGACCCGCCATGCGCCGGGCACGCTGAATCGGATCTATTTCTCGCTGGGCGGGTCGGACGCGGTGGACGGCACGCTGCGCTTCATCCGCTATTACCAGAACGCACGCGGCATGCCGCAGAAACGGCACGTGATCGGGCTGGAGAAGGGCTATCACGGCTCGTCCTTCGCCGGGTCGGGCCTGACGGCGCTGCCGGTGTTCCACCGCGACGCGGACGTGCCCCTGCCGTGGCAGCACCATCTTCCCAGCCCCGATCCCTATCGCCATCCCGCCGGGCCGGATGGCGAGGCGATCATCCATGCGTCGGTCCGGGCGCTGCACGATATGGTCGCGTCGCTCGGCGGCCCGGACCAGGTGGCCGCGTTCTACTGCGAACTGGTGCAGGGGTCCGGCGGGGTGATCGTCCCGCCGGACGGATGGGCGCGCGCGATGCAGGCCGCCTGCCGCGAGCTGGACATCCTGTTCGTCGTCGACGAGGTGATCACCGGCTTCGGCCGCACCGGCCCGCTCTTCGCCTGCGCGCATGAAGGGCTGGAGCCCGACATGATGACCGTCGCCAAGGGCCTGACCGCGGGCTATGCCCCGATGGGCGGCGTGTTCCTGTCCGATGCGGTGTACGAGACCATCCGCGACAACACGCCCCCAGGGGTCGCCATCGGCCACGGGCAGACCTATAGCGCCCATCCGGTCAGCGCGGCGATCGGCCTGGCGGTGCTGGACCTCTATGAGGGCGGCCTGCTGGACAATGGCGTGGCGGCGGGGCGCCACCTGGCCGCCAGGCTGGCGGGACTGGGCAACCATCCGCTGGTCGGCGCCACACGCGCCAAGGGCATGCTGGCGGGCATCGAACTGGTGACGGACAAGGCGGCGAAGGCGAAGCCGGACCCGAAACTGGGCATCGCAGGAAAACTGGGGCGCTACGGCTACGAACAGGGTATCCTGTACCGGGCCTTCGCCGATGACGTGATCGGCCTGGCGCCGCCGCTCTGCTGCAGCACGGATGAGATCGACATCCTGTGCGACGGGATCGTCGCGGTCCTGGACCGCGTGATGCGGGACCCCCAGGTCGCGGACGCCATGCGGGGGTGA
- a CDS encoding (2Fe-2S)-binding protein: MQVQFRRVAETGRRTIALVIDGRAVEACEGDTLLVAMMTNTTRLRQNEFDHRPRAGFCLMGACQDCWVWTEDGEQLRACSTTAQDGMRIRTQEAAWTTGQ; the protein is encoded by the coding sequence ATGCAGGTTCAGTTCCGACGTGTCGCCGAAACGGGGCGCAGGACCATCGCGCTGGTCATCGACGGCCGGGCGGTCGAGGCATGCGAGGGCGATACCCTGCTGGTGGCCATGATGACCAACACCACGCGCCTGCGGCAGAACGAGTTCGACCACCGGCCGCGCGCCGGGTTCTGCCTGATGGGCGCCTGCCAGGATTGCTGGGTCTGGACCGAGGACGGCGAACAGTTGCGCGCCTGCTCGACCACGGCGCAGGACGGCATGCGCATCCGCACGCAGGAGGCCGCATGGACGACCGGCCAGTAA
- a CDS encoding MFS transporter: MAAASCPSASCPSAPGPVRTLDDLPPTPFHARLAAVAAGGPFCDGYILGIVGIALPSLAQDRHLSSGGIGLVGASALLGVLAGGTLGGVVADRLGRKPLFTLNIAAFVVLSLLQAACPDLATLVLLRFLLGVAVGADYPIATAYVTEFMPRAWRGPILSGLILSWWVGYTASYAVGYLLSLLGDDFWRAGLASSAVPALLLFLMRAGLPESPRWLAQQGRIEEARAVVRRHLRADLPLGQESQGALSVMQILRSRYRGPLLFVSAFWILQSAPGFAIHTLQAQLLTQYHVPGALLGSFILTGLTVLGILPVSLGLINRVGRRPLLMSTFAVSLAGLLLLGAAPAPAEWAVFLGFTLYSVAEAAGSGLQFVYPNELFPTAIRATAMGLACSFSRLGAAFGTFLLPVGYARFGMQAMMLVAAGCMLLGLLISWRWAPETTGLRLDDTPQPPAHLAAGSLSDLPERTTR; encoded by the coding sequence ATGGCGGCCGCCTCCTGCCCATCCGCCTCCTGCCCTTCCGCCCCTGGCCCGGTGCGCACGCTGGACGACCTGCCGCCGACACCCTTTCACGCACGGCTGGCGGCGGTCGCGGCGGGCGGCCCGTTCTGCGACGGCTATATCCTCGGCATCGTCGGCATCGCTCTTCCCAGCCTGGCACAGGATCGGCATCTGTCCAGCGGCGGCATCGGCCTGGTCGGCGCCTCGGCCCTGCTGGGGGTGCTGGCGGGTGGCACGCTGGGCGGGGTGGTGGCCGACCGGCTGGGGCGCAAGCCGCTCTTCACCCTCAATATCGCGGCCTTTGTCGTCCTTTCGCTGCTGCAGGCCGCGTGCCCGGACCTGGCGACGCTGGTCCTGCTGCGCTTCCTGCTGGGAGTGGCGGTCGGGGCGGACTATCCGATCGCCACCGCCTATGTGACCGAATTCATGCCCCGCGCCTGGCGCGGCCCGATCCTGTCGGGCCTGATCCTGTCCTGGTGGGTGGGCTATACCGCCAGCTATGCCGTCGGCTATCTGCTGTCGCTGCTGGGGGACGATTTCTGGCGCGCCGGCCTCGCCTCCAGCGCCGTACCGGCGTTGCTGCTGTTCCTGATGCGGGCCGGACTGCCGGAATCCCCTCGCTGGCTGGCCCAGCAGGGCCGGATCGAAGAGGCGCGCGCCGTCGTCCGCCGCCATCTGCGCGCGGATCTTCCGCTGGGGCAGGAAAGCCAGGGCGCCCTGTCGGTGATGCAGATCCTGCGTTCGCGCTATCGCGGGCCCCTGCTGTTCGTCAGCGCCTTCTGGATCCTGCAGAGCGCGCCGGGCTTTGCCATCCATACGCTCCAGGCGCAGTTGCTGACGCAATATCACGTGCCGGGCGCGCTGCTGGGATCGTTTATCCTGACCGGCCTGACCGTGCTGGGGATCCTGCCGGTCTCGCTGGGGCTGATCAACCGGGTCGGCCGGCGGCCGCTGCTGATGAGCACGTTCGCCGTCAGCCTGGCGGGCCTGCTGCTGCTGGGCGCCGCCCCGGCCCCGGCGGAATGGGCGGTGTTCCTGGGCTTCACCCTCTATTCGGTCGCCGAGGCCGCCGGATCGGGCCTGCAGTTCGTCTATCCGAACGAACTGTTCCCGACCGCCATCCGCGCCACCGCCATGGGCCTGGCCTGCTCGTTCAGCCGGCTGGGCGCCGCGTTCGGCACGTTCCTGCTACCCGTCGGCTATGCCCGGTTCGGCATGCAGGCGATGATGCTGGTCGCCGCGGGCTGCATGCTGCTCGGCCTGCTGATCAGTTGGCGCTGGGCGCCGGAGACCACAGGTCTGCGCCTGGACGATACACCCCAGCCCCCGGCGCACCTTGCCGCCGGTTCCCTTTCCGACCTGCCCGAGCGGACTACGCGATGA